One region of Gemmatimonadaceae bacterium genomic DNA includes:
- a CDS encoding amidohydrolase family protein: MSSWLVSSRTSSWLLIAAVGATEALVAPVLASAQSRENIVVPNNGPTTLALGTTRGVRANRLVIRNATIVSGRGSPGTNRGMPPEGPVDIIIENGIITDVVLQDAVNTAGNGADYQRPTGDVVIDAKGKYVIPGLVEMHAHLPPPRSEMGARGLDYAYRLYLGHGITTVRDAGTGAGLKLMVAQRDQSAAHSLIAPRLVLCQRWPLPLRRWDVGNTPEKARAMVREFKALGADCIKISKSPGHYPDVMEAAADEGKKLGMYTMVDLKVSETDALVASNAGVRSIEHWYGIPDAALKGSQNFPADYNYWDELDRFRFAGNLWAEADKEPERLSKVIDQMIRNGTNWDPTMATYEDNRDVWRKLGMPVRETLVHPSEVAAGPDSTIHGAFKREWSTADEINWKRNFGIWMKWIKEFHARGGLLTAGSDEPGIGGIALIRELELLQEAGLHPIDVIRVATTNATKALGMERVCGIRVGCAADLAVINGNPIENFKVMYGRGYGVYGLVPRDQQWKSGGVAWTIKDGEVFDAQALLREVEGYVGAERVRMAGARKVLP; encoded by the coding sequence ATGTCCAGCTGGCTCGTTTCCTCCCGAACGTCGTCGTGGCTGTTGATCGCTGCTGTGGGCGCGACGGAGGCGCTGGTCGCGCCGGTGCTGGCGAGCGCACAGTCGCGCGAGAACATTGTCGTCCCCAACAATGGACCGACAACGCTCGCCCTGGGCACCACGCGGGGTGTGCGCGCCAATCGACTGGTCATTCGCAACGCGACGATCGTCAGCGGGCGCGGCTCGCCGGGGACCAACCGCGGAATGCCGCCCGAGGGGCCGGTCGACATCATCATCGAGAACGGGATCATCACCGACGTCGTCCTGCAGGACGCGGTGAACACGGCGGGGAACGGCGCGGACTACCAGCGCCCCACGGGTGACGTGGTGATCGATGCCAAGGGGAAGTACGTGATTCCCGGGCTGGTCGAGATGCACGCGCACCTCCCGCCGCCCAGGTCGGAGATGGGGGCGCGCGGGCTGGACTATGCGTATCGCCTGTACCTGGGCCACGGCATTACCACCGTGCGCGACGCGGGGACGGGAGCCGGGCTCAAGCTGATGGTGGCGCAACGTGACCAGAGCGCGGCGCACTCGCTCATCGCGCCGCGCCTGGTGCTCTGCCAGCGCTGGCCGCTCCCGCTGCGGAGGTGGGACGTCGGCAACACGCCGGAGAAGGCGCGCGCGATGGTGCGCGAGTTCAAGGCGTTAGGCGCCGACTGCATCAAGATCTCCAAGAGCCCGGGGCACTACCCCGACGTGATGGAGGCCGCCGCCGACGAAGGGAAGAAGCTGGGGATGTACACGATGGTCGACCTCAAGGTGTCGGAAACCGATGCCCTCGTCGCCTCCAACGCTGGCGTGCGTTCGATCGAGCACTGGTATGGGATCCCCGACGCGGCGCTGAAGGGGTCGCAGAACTTCCCCGCCGACTACAACTACTGGGATGAGCTCGACCGCTTTCGATTTGCCGGCAACCTGTGGGCGGAGGCCGACAAGGAACCGGAGCGCTTGTCCAAGGTCATCGACCAGATGATCAGGAACGGGACCAATTGGGACCCGACCATGGCGACGTACGAGGACAACCGCGACGTGTGGCGCAAGTTGGGGATGCCAGTGCGCGAGACGCTGGTGCACCCCAGCGAGGTCGCGGCGGGCCCGGACTCGACCATCCATGGCGCCTTCAAGCGCGAGTGGTCCACCGCCGACGAGATCAACTGGAAGCGCAACTTCGGGATCTGGATGAAGTGGATCAAGGAGTTCCACGCTCGCGGCGGGCTGCTCACCGCGGGGAGCGACGAACCGGGGATCGGCGGGATCGCCCTCATTCGCGAGCTGGAACTGTTGCAGGAAGCGGGGCTTCATCCCATCGACGTGATCCGCGTCGCGACGACCAACGCCACCAAGGCGTTAGGCATGGAGCGGGTGTGCGGGATCCGCGTGGGATGCGCCGCCGACCTTGCCGTGATCAACGGGAACCCGATCGAGAACTTCAAGGTGATGTACGGTCGCGGCTACGGCGTATACGGACTCGTGCCCCGCGACCAGCAGTGGAAGAGCGGCGGCGTGGCGTGGACCATCAAGGACGGCGAGGTGTTCGACGCGCAGGCGCTGTTACGCGAGGTGGAGGGGTATGTGGGGGCGGAGCGAGTTCGAATGGCAGGGGCGAGGAAGGTCCTGCCGTGA
- a CDS encoding SusC/RagA family TonB-linked outer membrane protein gives MSPHSSSLGPTSITRRRVAALAAVAMATLLGASEGVAQGSTGTVAGVVADSATKAPLSGVEVIVSGEGAAGTRSTRTAVNGRYSITGVPAGQVMVSVRLVGYAPRALRLTVRTGETATADFALPAQTARLDQVVITGTGGVAQRRAVGNVIESIDAKEVMANAAPRSVQDLIGARTPGLIVLPAAGQVGVGAQLRVRGVGSLSLTNDPIIYIDGVRMDASPARGPVQRGGGGASRLNDINPEDIQSIEVIKGPAASTLYGTEASNGVIQIITKRGRTGKPQFNFTTRQGANWLQNPEGRAGLLYGRDPTSQQIISFNLYRNEIENGKGPIFTTGRNQGYNASLAGGTDANRYFIAAGWDHDVGVVPWNWDKKFSARANLDVLASNNFRLQGSIGHIRDRVRLAQQAIDIDPFSQLRWGTPLTKSTGKRGFLNSPPEEWSTAEAHADNDRTTMSLTSEYSPMSWFSNRLVVGLDVGSENNWTLYRRQPLGSLDFLGQNGLGAKNAARTSRSFLTLDYAGNVKWGFGENLRLTSSVGLQAYRQEISTIGATANTFPAIPITTITGGATRAGTEDYLANATVGMFLQQQVAWNNRVFVTAAIRGDDNSAFGEEFSAAYYPKLSASWVISEEPWFKLPFLGETRIRGALGAAGTQPGTFDAPRLYDPSVGYQNNPGLIPGSYGNPQLKPERSQELELGFETTLLKGRADISYTHYNRNITDAIVNVPIPPSVGFPGSQVVNIGKVKGWGQELAVNVRLIERSRVQWEVGTQLATNGNRIEDMGGTQFLTVGGGGQAQNRVGYGIADFFMYKLRKATIDANGNVTSSTCDGGRGTGGVDRGGPDTPCSSAPRVFWGHSQPTWQVGLNTSVGLWQKFRLYARVDGNGGHIQSNTEVRALHNQGSTLAVIQRNDPFLQVYRAIEADAPGTYRAGFLRLREVSGSYNLPRSLMGRLGVSSGTLTVAGRNLMMLWTQQDGWSTSRDGLIHIGIANQVTWDPEIRAVGQLSNGFQTIMPPTASFVTTLRLTF, from the coding sequence ATGTCGCCACACTCGTCATCCCTCGGTCCAACGTCCATCACACGCCGCCGTGTCGCCGCGCTGGCGGCGGTCGCCATGGCGACGCTACTCGGCGCATCCGAAGGCGTCGCCCAGGGCAGCACCGGTACCGTCGCCGGTGTGGTCGCCGATTCCGCCACCAAGGCACCGCTCAGCGGCGTCGAGGTCATCGTCTCCGGTGAAGGGGCCGCAGGCACGCGGAGCACCCGCACCGCCGTCAACGGACGCTACTCCATCACCGGCGTCCCCGCGGGGCAGGTCATGGTCAGCGTGCGCCTGGTGGGCTACGCCCCGCGCGCATTGCGCCTGACGGTGCGCACCGGCGAGACCGCCACCGCCGATTTCGCCCTCCCGGCCCAGACCGCCCGCCTCGACCAAGTGGTCATCACCGGTACCGGCGGCGTGGCACAGCGGCGCGCGGTGGGCAACGTCATCGAGTCGATCGATGCCAAGGAGGTGATGGCGAACGCGGCGCCGCGCTCCGTGCAGGACCTCATCGGCGCGCGCACCCCGGGACTCATCGTCCTCCCCGCGGCGGGCCAGGTCGGCGTCGGCGCCCAGCTCCGCGTGCGAGGCGTCGGGTCGCTCTCGCTCACCAACGACCCCATCATCTACATAGATGGCGTGCGCATGGATGCCTCGCCCGCGCGCGGCCCCGTGCAACGCGGAGGCGGCGGCGCCTCGCGCCTCAACGACATCAACCCCGAGGACATCCAGTCCATCGAGGTCATCAAGGGGCCGGCCGCCTCCACGCTCTACGGCACCGAGGCCTCGAACGGCGTCATCCAGATCATCACGAAGCGCGGTCGCACCGGGAAGCCGCAGTTCAACTTCACGACGCGACAAGGCGCCAACTGGCTCCAGAATCCCGAGGGACGTGCCGGGCTCCTCTACGGACGCGACCCCACGTCGCAGCAGATCATCTCGTTCAACCTCTATCGCAACGAGATCGAGAACGGCAAGGGCCCGATCTTCACCACCGGCCGGAACCAGGGCTACAACGCCTCGCTTGCCGGCGGTACCGACGCCAATCGCTACTTCATTGCCGCCGGGTGGGATCACGATGTGGGCGTCGTCCCGTGGAACTGGGACAAGAAGTTCAGCGCCCGCGCCAACCTCGACGTTCTCGCCAGCAACAACTTCCGCCTGCAGGGGAGCATTGGCCACATCCGTGACCGCGTGCGCCTTGCGCAGCAGGCCATCGACATCGACCCGTTTTCGCAGCTGCGCTGGGGGACGCCGCTCACCAAGAGCACGGGGAAGCGCGGCTTCCTGAACTCGCCGCCCGAGGAGTGGTCGACCGCCGAGGCACATGCCGACAACGATCGCACCACCATGAGCCTCACCAGCGAGTACTCGCCGATGAGCTGGTTCTCCAACCGCCTCGTTGTCGGCCTCGACGTGGGATCGGAGAACAACTGGACGCTCTATCGCCGCCAACCGTTAGGCTCGCTCGACTTCCTCGGGCAGAACGGACTCGGCGCCAAGAACGCCGCGCGCACCTCGCGCTCGTTCCTCACGCTCGACTATGCCGGCAACGTGAAGTGGGGCTTTGGTGAGAACCTGCGCCTGACGTCGTCGGTCGGGCTGCAGGCGTACCGCCAGGAGATCAGCACCATCGGCGCGACGGCCAATACCTTCCCGGCCATTCCCATCACGACCATCACCGGCGGCGCCACGCGCGCCGGCACCGAGGACTACCTCGCCAATGCAACTGTGGGGATGTTCCTCCAGCAGCAGGTGGCGTGGAACAACCGCGTCTTCGTCACCGCCGCCATCCGTGGCGACGACAACAGCGCCTTCGGCGAGGAGTTCTCGGCGGCGTATTATCCCAAGCTCTCGGCCTCGTGGGTCATCAGCGAAGAGCCGTGGTTCAAGCTCCCCTTCCTGGGTGAGACCCGCATTCGTGGCGCGTTAGGCGCCGCCGGGACGCAGCCAGGGACGTTCGACGCTCCGCGGCTGTACGACCCGAGCGTTGGCTACCAGAACAACCCGGGGCTCATCCCCGGTTCGTATGGCAACCCGCAGCTCAAGCCCGAGCGCAGCCAGGAGCTGGAGCTGGGCTTCGAGACGACGCTGCTCAAGGGGCGCGCCGACATCTCCTATACGCACTACAACCGCAACATCACCGACGCCATCGTCAACGTCCCGATCCCGCCCTCGGTGGGCTTCCCCGGCTCACAGGTGGTCAATATCGGGAAGGTAAAGGGGTGGGGGCAGGAGCTTGCGGTGAACGTGCGCCTCATCGAGCGCAGCCGAGTGCAGTGGGAAGTGGGGACGCAGCTCGCCACGAACGGCAACCGCATCGAGGACATGGGTGGAACGCAGTTCCTCACCGTTGGCGGCGGCGGCCAGGCACAGAACCGCGTGGGCTACGGCATCGCCGACTTCTTCATGTACAAGCTCCGCAAGGCAACGATCGACGCCAACGGCAACGTGACGTCATCCACCTGCGATGGTGGGCGGGGGACGGGAGGCGTGGATCGCGGCGGCCCCGACACGCCGTGCTCGTCGGCCCCGCGCGTGTTCTGGGGACATTCGCAGCCCACGTGGCAGGTGGGGCTCAATACCTCGGTGGGGCTGTGGCAGAAGTTCCGTCTCTACGCCCGCGTCGACGGCAACGGCGGCCACATCCAGTCCAACACGGAAGTGCGTGCGTTGCACAACCAGGGTTCGACGCTCGCCGTCATCCAGCGCAACGACCCGTTCCTCCAGGTCTATCGCGCCATCGAGGCCGACGCCCCGGGGACGTATCGCGCCGGCTTCTTGCGGCTGCGCGAGGTGTCCGGCAGCTACAACCTGCCGCGGTCGCTCATGGGGCGCCTTGGCGTCTCCAGCGGGACACTCACCGTGGCCGGGCGCAACCTGATGATGTTGTGGACGCAGCAGGACGGCTGGTCGACGTCGCGCGATGGCCTGATCCACATCGGCATCGCCAACCAGGTCACGTGGGATCCCGAGATCCGCGCCGTCGGGCAGCTCTCCAACGGCTTCCAGACGATCATGCCGCCCACGGCCTCGTTCGTGACCACGCTGCGCCTCACCTTCTGA
- a CDS encoding RagB/SusD family nutrient uptake outer membrane protein has product MRMHPMNVRDRRAVSRRRIATMLVALLPASTAACDKLLSVDNPGRVPDAALGDPALIPALEAASLQSFQCAFGQWVSTAGMLSGEYWSANGFVDNHPWEWRGVQEIKNAPGACAGARGTTAMGYYTPMQQARFQLDDTYARVSAFSDAQVAGRAKIQAEMLAYAGYTYTILGETMCEMAVANGPKMTKAEVLAIAEKRFTDAIAAATTANDASLRNMAYVGRARVRLDLNNLSGAASDATQVPAGFVRNAEYSETTPARENRLYNLSVRNDFVSVTPAYRGLTVENGAADPRVKVNNMNRIGPDNNTAIWQQQKFIGSGAVSLPIASYAEAQLILAEATTGQAQLDAINRVRALSNTPALVPAPGADMNAIVLEERRRQLFSEGHRYVDMLRKGLPFQSGVNRKGQTYSTLTCVPLPNVETQNNPNFKS; this is encoded by the coding sequence ATGCGAATGCACCCGATGAACGTTCGCGACCGGCGCGCCGTGAGCCGCCGCCGGATCGCCACCATGCTCGTAGCCCTCCTGCCGGCCAGCACGGCGGCTTGTGACAAACTCCTGAGTGTCGACAATCCCGGTCGCGTCCCCGACGCGGCGCTGGGCGACCCGGCGCTCATCCCCGCCCTCGAGGCGGCGTCGCTGCAGAGCTTCCAGTGCGCCTTCGGGCAGTGGGTGTCCACCGCCGGGATGCTCTCCGGCGAGTACTGGTCGGCCAACGGCTTCGTCGACAACCATCCGTGGGAGTGGCGCGGCGTGCAGGAGATCAAGAACGCGCCCGGTGCCTGCGCCGGCGCGCGCGGGACGACCGCGATGGGCTACTACACGCCCATGCAGCAGGCGCGCTTCCAGCTCGACGACACCTACGCGCGCGTGAGCGCCTTCAGCGATGCGCAGGTCGCCGGCCGCGCGAAGATCCAGGCGGAGATGCTCGCCTACGCGGGCTACACCTACACGATCCTCGGCGAGACGATGTGCGAGATGGCCGTCGCCAACGGCCCGAAGATGACTAAAGCCGAGGTGCTTGCCATCGCCGAGAAGCGCTTCACGGATGCCATCGCGGCGGCAACGACGGCCAACGATGCTTCGTTGCGCAACATGGCCTACGTGGGGCGTGCGCGCGTGCGCCTCGACCTCAACAACCTGAGTGGCGCGGCCTCCGACGCCACGCAGGTCCCGGCGGGTTTCGTGCGCAACGCCGAGTACTCCGAGACGACGCCGGCGCGCGAGAACCGCCTGTACAATCTCTCGGTGCGCAACGACTTCGTGTCGGTGACGCCTGCCTATCGAGGCCTCACGGTGGAGAATGGCGCCGCCGATCCGCGCGTGAAGGTCAACAACATGAACCGCATCGGCCCGGACAACAACACGGCCATCTGGCAGCAGCAGAAGTTCATCGGAAGCGGCGCGGTGTCGCTCCCGATTGCCAGTTACGCCGAGGCACAGCTGATCCTCGCCGAGGCGACGACCGGTCAGGCGCAGCTCGACGCGATCAACCGGGTGCGCGCCCTGAGCAACACACCGGCGCTGGTCCCGGCGCCGGGCGCCGACATGAACGCCATCGTCCTGGAGGAGCGCCGTCGCCAGCTGTTCAGCGAGGGGCACCGCTACGTCGACATGCTGCGCAAGGGGCTCCCCTTCCAGTCCGGTGTGAACCGCAAGGGGCAGACCTACAGCACGCTCACCTGCGTCCCGCTGCCTAACGTGGAGACCCAGAACAACCCCAACTTCAAGAGCTGA
- a CDS encoding PD40 domain-containing protein, protein MRPLVRVVALVVAVATNAIVAVATNAIVAVATNAIVASQAHAQQPPAWDVTQPRGATREIDFITSEGTWMSVDVSPDGSWLVFDLLGHIYRVPTSGGEAVALTQSSGIAINAHPRISPDGSTIAFISDRRGQNNLWVMNADGSNPRAVFTELYVRASTPAWTPDGQYIVVQRNQLPNGGAPGSGGIWMYHKDGGSGVELLAGSRQPASWPSLSRDGKYLYFQVLNQGSSLAGYSGRNDFLAGAVQVRRMEIRTGDISAVSYGEQQQQVQASSGGMGAPEVSPDGKWLAFVRRIPDGTITWKGHSFGPRSALWLRNLETGSERMIMDPVEQDIFEGIKVLRNFPGYAWSRDGASIYLTQGGKLRKLDVASSNVTTIPFTARVKRTISQLANFQVRDTAASFSSRFTRWQSASPDGKRLAFQAVGRIWVMELPNGAPKRVTPDSFTPFEYAPAWSPDGEWLAFTSWDDTVSAHLWKVRAAGGAPERLTRDAGEYIHPSWSRDGKEIVLARGAGESRHGRGVVWNQFWDVVRVSSAGVAAGGGEARFVVRVTNAPDANAGSSFNSIRNQIVRPAYGPDGRIFYLHLTNTDPTTSSTLYSVRPDGSDRRAHVAFPFADEATVSPDGKWLAFQESDNVWVTPFPIEGSGGAPVRVDRNRPKLPATRLTSTGGLFPTWRNATTLDYGSADTFFSYSVSSKRSDTTRIALTVPRDIPNGTVAFTNARLVTLNKRAVVNGTLVVTGNRIVCVGACRIPAGARTINASGKTIIPGFIDVHAHNYREHRGIIPQHNYEGAIFLSYGITTTMDPSMWSQNLFPTAELVDAGLLVGSRVYTTGDPLYAGDGSRQEDFSSYERAEWGIAKLKSWGAVSLKQYQQPRRDQRQWVMEAARKLQIQVTSENGDLEYTLGMIMDGHTGFEHPLSYTPLYSDVTTFFGKAQATYSPTFMVGGPGPWNEEYWYQETEAWKDAKTRRFLPWVQYIPQTRRVMKRPLTDYSFAWIAQGLADMIAAGGYGAIGAHGQHNGLGSHWEVWMAAAANGNMGALEIASLHGARFIGQERELGSLEVGKLADFMILNRDPLQDIRATTDIQYVVKNGVVYDDDTLDEVWPRRRPYGPLYWLQPDMLRSGPIPLDRK, encoded by the coding sequence ATGCGCCCGCTCGTTCGTGTCGTCGCGCTTGTCGTCGCTGTAGCGACGAATGCCATCGTCGCCGTAGCGACGAATGCCATCGTCGCCGTAGCGACGAATGCCATCGTCGCCTCCCAAGCCCACGCCCAGCAACCCCCCGCCTGGGACGTCACGCAGCCGCGCGGCGCCACGCGTGAGATCGACTTCATCACGAGCGAGGGGACGTGGATGTCGGTCGACGTCTCGCCGGATGGGAGCTGGCTCGTCTTCGATCTCCTGGGGCACATCTACCGCGTGCCGACGAGCGGCGGGGAAGCGGTCGCGCTGACGCAATCGAGCGGGATTGCCATCAATGCCCACCCGCGCATCTCGCCCGACGGCTCGACGATCGCGTTCATCAGCGACCGCAGGGGCCAGAACAACCTGTGGGTGATGAATGCCGACGGCTCCAACCCGCGCGCCGTCTTCACCGAGCTGTACGTGCGCGCTTCCACGCCGGCGTGGACGCCGGACGGGCAGTACATCGTCGTCCAGCGCAACCAGCTGCCTAACGGCGGCGCCCCGGGGAGCGGCGGGATCTGGATGTACCACAAGGACGGGGGGAGCGGCGTCGAGCTCCTCGCGGGGAGCAGGCAGCCCGCGTCGTGGCCCTCGCTGTCGCGCGACGGGAAGTACCTCTACTTCCAGGTTCTCAACCAGGGGTCGTCGCTCGCCGGCTACTCCGGGCGCAACGACTTCCTGGCCGGCGCGGTGCAGGTGCGCCGCATGGAGATCCGCACCGGCGACATCTCCGCCGTGTCGTACGGCGAGCAGCAGCAGCAGGTGCAAGCCTCGTCAGGCGGGATGGGGGCCCCCGAAGTCTCGCCGGACGGCAAGTGGCTCGCTTTCGTCCGCCGCATCCCCGACGGGACGATCACCTGGAAGGGACACAGCTTCGGCCCACGCTCGGCGCTCTGGCTTCGCAACCTCGAGACGGGGAGCGAGCGCATGATCATGGATCCCGTCGAGCAGGACATCTTCGAGGGGATCAAGGTCCTGCGCAACTTCCCGGGCTACGCCTGGAGCCGCGACGGGGCGTCGATCTATCTCACGCAGGGCGGGAAGCTCCGCAAGCTCGATGTCGCCAGCAGCAACGTGACGACCATCCCGTTCACGGCGCGTGTCAAGCGCACCATCTCGCAGCTTGCCAACTTCCAGGTGCGCGATACCGCGGCGTCCTTCTCGAGTCGCTTCACGCGCTGGCAGAGCGCCTCACCCGATGGCAAGCGCCTCGCCTTCCAGGCCGTGGGGCGCATCTGGGTGATGGAGCTCCCCAACGGCGCCCCCAAGCGTGTCACGCCGGACTCCTTCACCCCGTTCGAGTACGCCCCCGCCTGGTCGCCGGACGGCGAGTGGCTCGCCTTCACCTCCTGGGACGACACCGTGAGTGCGCACCTGTGGAAGGTGCGTGCGGCTGGCGGGGCGCCCGAGCGCCTCACGCGCGACGCCGGCGAGTACATCCATCCGTCGTGGAGCCGCGACGGGAAGGAGATCGTCCTTGCCCGCGGCGCCGGCGAGTCGCGCCACGGGCGCGGTGTGGTCTGGAACCAGTTCTGGGACGTGGTGCGCGTGAGCAGCGCCGGCGTTGCGGCTGGCGGTGGTGAGGCGCGGTTCGTCGTGCGCGTCACCAACGCCCCCGACGCCAACGCCGGCTCATCCTTCAACTCCATCCGCAACCAGATCGTCCGCCCAGCCTATGGCCCCGACGGGCGCATCTTCTACCTGCACCTCACCAATACCGACCCCACCACCTCGAGCACGCTGTACTCGGTGCGCCCGGACGGGAGCGACCGGCGCGCGCACGTCGCCTTCCCGTTCGCCGACGAGGCCACGGTTTCACCTGACGGGAAGTGGCTCGCCTTCCAGGAGAGCGACAACGTCTGGGTCACACCCTTCCCGATCGAGGGGAGCGGCGGCGCCCCGGTCCGCGTCGATCGCAATCGCCCGAAACTCCCCGCCACGCGCCTCACCAGCACCGGCGGCCTCTTCCCCACGTGGCGCAACGCCACCACGCTCGACTACGGGAGCGCCGACACCTTCTTCTCGTACTCCGTCAGCAGCAAGCGCTCCGACACCACGCGTATTGCCCTCACCGTCCCGCGCGACATCCCCAACGGGACGGTCGCCTTCACCAACGCCCGCCTCGTCACGCTCAACAAGCGCGCCGTCGTCAACGGGACGCTCGTCGTGACGGGAAACCGGATCGTCTGCGTCGGCGCCTGCCGCATCCCCGCCGGTGCGCGTACCATCAACGCCAGCGGCAAGACGATCATCCCCGGCTTCATCGACGTCCACGCCCACAACTACCGCGAACATCGCGGCATCATCCCGCAGCACAACTACGAAGGGGCGATCTTCCTCAGCTACGGGATCACGACCACGATGGACCCCTCCATGTGGTCGCAGAACCTCTTTCCCACCGCCGAGCTGGTCGACGCGGGATTGCTCGTGGGTTCACGCGTCTACACCACCGGCGACCCGCTCTATGCCGGCGACGGCTCGCGCCAGGAGGACTTCTCGTCATATGAGCGCGCCGAGTGGGGAATCGCCAAGCTCAAGTCGTGGGGCGCCGTGAGCCTCAAGCAGTACCAGCAGCCGCGCCGTGACCAGCGCCAGTGGGTGATGGAAGCCGCCCGCAAGCTGCAAATCCAGGTCACCTCGGAGAATGGCGACCTGGAATACACGTTAGGCATGATCATGGACGGGCACACCGGCTTCGAGCACCCGCTCTCGTACACGCCGCTGTACTCGGACGTGACCACCTTCTTCGGCAAGGCGCAGGCGACCTATTCCCCCACCTTCATGGTCGGCGGCCCCGGCCCGTGGAACGAGGAGTACTGGTACCAGGAGACCGAGGCGTGGAAGGACGCCAAGACGCGACGCTTCCTCCCCTGGGTGCAATACATCCCACAAACGCGCCGCGTCATGAAGCGCCCCCTCACCGACTACTCGTTCGCCTGGATCGCCCAGGGACTGGCCGACATGATTGCGGCTGGCGGCTACGGCGCCATCGGCGCGCACGGACAGCACAACGGCCTGGGCTCCCACTGGGAGGTCTGGATGGCCGCCGCCGCGAACGGCAACATGGGGGCGCTCGAGATCGCTTCGCTCCACGGCGCCCGCTTCATTGGCCAGGAGCGCGAACTAGGCTCGCTCGAGGTCGGCAAGCTCGCCGACTTCATGATCCTGAACCGCGACCCGCTGCAGGACATCCGCGCCACCACCGACATCCAGTATGTAGTCAAGAACGGCGTCGTGTACGACGACGACACCCTCGACGAAGTCTGGCCGCGCCGCCGCCCCTATGGCCCCCTCTATTGGTTGCAGCCGGACATGCTGAGGAGCGGTCCCATTCCCCTGGACCGCAAGTAG
- a CDS encoding polysaccharide deacetylase — protein sequence MHWFTRLLLAGVIGVIAAPKAPAQVRQPGTTWSDEQLRKAVAPVRAGRRLTPKTWPNGARVAVSITFDDDNESYLLASGDTSPTTLSAGDFGAQSGLPRILRLLDKYQIPSTFFIPAVSAMLHPEMIPAIMRSGRHEIGVHGWIHEYPPALGSAEEEERLLNKAIDYLTAQTGKRPVGYRAPAWAFSPHTLSLVRKAGFLYESSLQAMDEPYEVVADGQPTGLVELGIDWTLTETPYLGARGTMPDPEQVFKLFRKEFDGAYAERTMFVLTLHPHVTGHRAPMQELEKLIAYIKAKPGVWFATTEEIARYVKAQAGMP from the coding sequence ATGCACTGGTTCACCCGCCTCCTCCTCGCCGGCGTCATTGGTGTGATCGCCGCCCCGAAAGCGCCGGCGCAGGTTCGCCAACCCGGCACCACCTGGAGCGACGAACAGCTCCGCAAAGCTGTGGCGCCCGTGCGCGCCGGCCGCCGCCTAACGCCGAAGACGTGGCCAAACGGCGCGCGCGTCGCCGTCAGCATCACCTTCGACGACGACAACGAGTCGTATCTCCTCGCCTCCGGCGACACCTCGCCCACGACCCTCTCCGCCGGCGACTTCGGCGCGCAGTCTGGGCTCCCGCGCATCCTGCGACTCCTGGACAAGTACCAGATCCCTTCGACCTTCTTCATCCCCGCGGTGAGCGCCATGCTCCACCCGGAGATGATCCCGGCAATCATGAGATCGGGGCGACACGAGATTGGCGTTCACGGGTGGATCCACGAGTATCCGCCAGCGTTAGGCAGCGCCGAGGAGGAGGAGCGCCTTCTCAACAAGGCCATCGACTACCTCACCGCGCAAACCGGGAAGCGCCCCGTGGGCTATCGCGCCCCGGCCTGGGCCTTCTCTCCCCACACGCTCTCGCTGGTGCGCAAGGCGGGCTTCCTCTACGAAAGCTCGCTGCAGGCGATGGATGAACCGTATGAAGTGGTCGCCGACGGCCAACCCACGGGGCTCGTCGAACTCGGCATCGACTGGACGCTCACCGAGACCCCCTACCTCGGCGCCCGCGGCACCATGCCCGATCCGGAGCAGGTCTTCAAGCTCTTCCGCAAGGAGTTCGACGGAGCATACGCCGAGCGGACGATGTTCGTGCTGACGTTGCACCCGCACGTGACCGGCCATCGCGCGCCGATGCAGGAGCTGGAGAAGCTGATCGC